In the Bifidobacterium catenulatum PV20-2 genome, one interval contains:
- a CDS encoding U32 family peptidase has protein sequence MQRRNKPEVLAPAGNLRGLKTAVDYGADAVYCGGKAFGMRSAPKNLSLEDFEEGSRYAHERGARVYVTCNVLPRNNEVEAMREYIGQLKDTGVDALIVSDIGVMLMAREVAPNLELHVSTQAGVTNYQAANAFYQLGARRVVLAREMDLQAVRDIRARIPDDLDIECFVHGAMCMAFSGRCLFSNYLTGRDGNHGECAQPCRWKYSIVEEKRPGQYFPIEQTKEGAYLFNSQDMNMLAHIDDLLDSGATSLKIEGRSKSAYYIAAMTNAYKTAVDAYMVQRGFEDEDGTVLKPFHDRVIRPSDPDYGKPETADSIMEHADGAFAGKPDIATVPVASAGEPDDLSYHARSTRRKSNTAAEILPEGWYHAGVRPAEHVSLPDWLLDEPDKVAHRDYSTGFYYPEHKVQQSTDRSAYFRAWLVVGEVLSWSPEDGGRVTIMSRNKIEAGQEVEFVLPGAAPLAYTIPAGGFRDADGHWVEAINNPAHVFSMPCPQEVPVNAAIRSRTKKPTLKAE, from the coding sequence TAAGGCGTTCGGCATGCGTTCGGCGCCGAAAAACCTGAGCTTGGAGGATTTCGAAGAAGGCTCCCGGTACGCGCATGAGCGTGGCGCCCGCGTGTATGTGACCTGCAATGTGTTGCCGCGCAACAACGAAGTCGAAGCGATGCGCGAATACATCGGCCAGCTCAAAGACACCGGCGTGGACGCACTGATCGTTTCCGACATTGGTGTGATGCTCATGGCCCGCGAAGTGGCGCCGAACCTGGAACTGCATGTGAGCACGCAGGCGGGAGTCACCAACTATCAGGCAGCGAACGCCTTCTACCAGTTGGGTGCACGCCGTGTGGTGCTCGCCCGCGAAATGGATCTGCAGGCCGTGCGAGACATTCGCGCACGCATCCCCGACGATCTTGACATCGAATGCTTCGTGCATGGCGCGATGTGCATGGCGTTCTCCGGTCGTTGTCTGTTCTCCAATTATCTGACCGGACGTGACGGCAATCATGGCGAATGCGCTCAACCGTGCCGCTGGAAGTATTCCATAGTCGAGGAAAAGCGCCCCGGCCAGTATTTTCCGATAGAACAGACTAAGGAAGGCGCGTATCTGTTCAATTCGCAGGATATGAACATGCTTGCGCATATCGACGATCTGCTTGATTCGGGCGCTACCAGTCTGAAAATCGAAGGTCGTTCCAAGAGCGCCTACTATATTGCGGCGATGACGAACGCTTACAAGACCGCCGTTGACGCATACATGGTGCAACGCGGTTTTGAAGACGAGGATGGCACTGTGCTGAAGCCGTTCCACGATCGTGTGATTCGTCCGTCCGATCCGGATTACGGCAAGCCGGAAACCGCCGATTCAATTATGGAACATGCGGATGGCGCATTCGCGGGAAAGCCGGATATTGCGACCGTTCCCGTCGCTTCTGCCGGCGAACCGGATGATCTGAGCTACCATGCCCGCAGCACAAGGCGTAAGTCGAACACGGCTGCCGAAATCCTGCCGGAAGGCTGGTATCACGCCGGAGTGCGCCCCGCGGAGCATGTGTCTCTGCCTGACTGGCTGCTGGACGAGCCAGACAAGGTGGCGCACCGCGACTATTCCACCGGCTTCTACTATCCGGAGCACAAAGTGCAGCAAAGCACCGATCGTTCCGCGTATTTCCGCGCATGGCTGGTGGTCGGCGAAGTGCTTTCGTGGAGTCCGGAAGACGGCGGTCGCGTGACCATTATGAGCCGCAACAAGATCGAAGCCGGTCAAGAGGTTGAATTCGTGCTGCCGGGCGCGGCTCCGCTCGCCTATACCATTCCGGCCGGCGGATTCCGCGACGCCGATGGGCATTGGGTCGAAGCCATCAACAATCCGGCGCATGTGTTCTCCATGCCATGCCCGCAGGAAGTGCCGGTGAACGCGGCCATCCGATCGCGCACCAAAAAGCCGACACTCAAAGCGGAATAA